The Bacteroidia bacterium genomic interval CGCTCACGTTTTCTTCCGTCAGGGAGATGGTAGCATCTCTCAAACTCATTTCCGCGAATTAGGAGCTTTGGCTAAGTCCGGATTACTCACAGCGGATACCATTGTTTTTGACAATTCATTGGGACAAAGTGATGATATGAACCGCTGGGAAGTGAGCCTGAAAGATACCTGGATGAAACGGGTCTTGAACTAGGAAAACCTATAGGTGTGTATATGTATGAGTGCCTGGGAGTTGAAATAAACGCTTGGCAGCATAAGTGCATTTTATTTAGAATCCCATCCTGCTGATTTACAGCTGCTTTCCCTTCTTTTTTCAAATTTTTTTCAAATTTTCATTTAGAAAGCTTCTGCTTTCCCTACTAATAATTGATCAAGCGAGAGAATGATCAAGTTCTTTTAAAGTCGAGGCATTCGCCTCGCAATGGGAAAAGCTAATTGTTAGGGAAGCAGGTGCCGGTGCTACGGTTCCGGTACTTTGCTTTTTTTTCTACAGAAAATCAGTTTCCTCAGAGAGAGGAATAAAAATATATCGTTATAAGCCCTTGCTTTAATTTTTCTTGGTATTGCTGTCCGTTACATGAAAATGTGGCGGACATTTCTTTGTTCCGGCAAAACTATAGGCAAGAGTATCAACAGGATGAGTAGGTAGAGGATATATTTTCAATTCTCAAGTCCTAAAATCTCAAAATTTCCGATATTTGAGAAAGACAATCAATCAAAGAATATGAAAAGCATCTACACTCTCACAACGATCATACTATTAGCGTTTAGTCTAATATCCTGTCAGGGGCAAGAAAGCAAACAAGAAACTAGTCAGGCTCCCGCCAAAGAAGAAACCAAGGCACCCGAAGGCATCATCCATCGAGTAGGGGTGGCCGATTTCAAAGCTGCCATGACAGATGAAATCCAATTGGTGGACGTTCGCACGCCTGAAGAATTTGAAGCAGGACATATTGAGTCTGCCCTCAACTATAATATCAATGGAGCGGATTTCGCTAGTCAGGTCGAAGGTCTGGACAAGTCGAAGCCGGTTTTGCTTTACTGCAAAATGGGAGGCAGAAGTGCTCGAGCTGCCAAACAATTGAAAGAGATGGGATTCATGACCCTATACGATTTGGAAGGTGGCTACACCGCCTGGAGTCAGGAATAAAAAAAGGAGGCCCTGAGGCCTCCTTTTTTTATCATTCTTTATGCATCACCAAGGCTCCGACTCCCTTCTCTTTCAGAAGGTTTAAGAACTCAGCAAAAGCACCATTCATAAAATCCTCATAGTCTGCTTTTTGATTGCTGAGGCTTTCATGCAGGAGATCGTGTACGGCTATATGTTGATCTGTAGGTTTGTAGTCGGCTACGGCAA includes:
- a CDS encoding rhodanese-like domain-containing protein → MKSIYTLTTIILLAFSLISCQGQESKQETSQAPAKEETKAPEGIIHRVGVADFKAAMTDEIQLVDVRTPEEFEAGHIESALNYNINGADFASQVEGLDKSKPVLLYCKMGGRSARAAKQLKEMGFMTLYDLEGGYTAWSQE